The region GCTGATACTGCATCTTCTTGACTTTCATAAACTTTTGCAGGACCTTGAAACACTAATTGTTGATTCGATAAGCTAGCAGTTTTAACAATACATCCATCTTGTGCTAAATTTCCGTATAAAACAGCTAAACCACCATCTTTGCTATAAGAAAAATCTGCGGAACGAATACAGCCAAATCGACGATCACGATCAACAGTTTTCCACCGAAAATTTTGAGAATACGGTTGAACGGTTCGTATACCTAATGGTCCTGCTTTAAACATATTAAGAATACTTTCGTGACAATTATCTAAAATGTTGTATTTCATTAACATGGTTTTCAAAGAAACGTTTAACACATTTTTAAGTTGATTATGTAATAAACCTATATTATTTAATTCATTTAAAATACCTATCACACCTCCTGCACGATGAACATCTTCTACATGATACAATGTAGTACTAGGAGCTACTTTACATAAATGTGGCGTACTTTTAGATAATCTATCTATATCAGAAATATTAAAATCAATATTACCTTCCTGTGCTGCAGCTAATAAATGTAATATTGTATTTGTAGAACCACCCATAGCAATATCTAATCGCATAGCATTTTCAAATGCATATTTATTTGCAATATTTCTAGGTAAAGTAGATAAATCATCTTCATCATAATATCTGTGAGTTAATTCTACTATTACTTTTGCAGAATTAATAAAAAGCTTTTTTCTATCAATATGTGTAGCTAATAATGTTCCATTTCCAGGTAACGCTAAACCAAGTGCTTCAATTAAACAATTCATAGAATTAGCTGTAAACATACCTGAACAGGAACCACAGGTAGGACAAGCAGATTTTTCAATATCATCTACTGTTTGATCAGAAATTTCAGGATTTGCACTGTAGCTAATAGCATCAACTAAATTGATTCTATTCATACCTTTCATGTTCAATATCTTTCCAGATTCCATAGGACCTCCAGAAACAAACACAGTAGGTATATTTAACCTCAACGCTGCCATAAACATACCAGGAGTAATCTTATCACAATTAGAAATACAAATCATAGCATCTACACAATGTGCATTAATCATATATTCAATAGAATCTGCAATTAAATCACGAGAGGGTAAAGAATACAGCATACCTGAATGTCCCATTGCAATACCATCATCTACAGCAATTGTATTAAATTCTTTTGGTACACCCAAATTAGAAGCAATAATTTCATTTGCAATCAACTTACTGACCTGTTGTAAATGTATATGTCCTGGAACAAATTCTGCAAAAGAATTGACGATAGCAATAATTGGTTTTTTAAAATCATCATCTTTCATTCCTGTTGCTCTCCATAAAGCACGAGCACCAGCCATATTTCTACCACTTGTACTAGTTTTGGAACGATATATAGGCATACTTTATCTCAAAATAAAATAAAATTTAATATAAATAAATAAATAATAAAATGATCCTACACTATAATAAACCAAATTTCTAACAGGGATGGAGGGAATTGAACCCCCAACTTTCGGTTTTGGAGACCGATACTCTACCAATTGAGTTACATCCCTTTTTTTTTGATATTATACTGAATTAAATTTATTTAGTCTACTATGAAATTAATCAATTAACGTATATAAAATCATGAAATAAATTATTTAAAATACAAAGAATAAACATATAATATTATTATATTCTTTTAAAATATAATATGATAAAAATATTTTTATACATAAAAATATTAAAATAATGGAATGAAATGTATGAAATTTCCAATTTATTTAGATTATGCTGCAACAACTCCAGTCGATCAAAAAGTTGTAAAAAATATGTTAGATTATTTAACATTAAACGACAATTTTGGTAATGCAGCATCACGATCACATCAATTTGGTTGGCAAGCTGAAGAAGCAGTCAATCTTGCTCGAGAACAAATATCACAATTGATTAATGCTGATTCTCGAGAAATAATATTTACATCTGGCGCTACTGAATCTAATAATCTAGCAATTAAAGGTTGTTGTGCATTTTATAAAAAAAAAGGTAATCATATCATAACAAGTAGTGTGGAACATAAATCTGTATTAGACACATGTAAATACTTAGAACAAAAAAAATATCTTGTTACTTATATCGACCCAAAACAAGATGGGAGAATTCATCTTGATGATATAAAAAAAAAAATAAATAAAAAAACAATATTAATTTCTATCATGTATGTTAACAATGAAACTGGAACAACGCAAGATCTTACAAAGATATCAAAAATATGTCAAGAAAATAATATTTTATTTCATGTAGATGCAACTCAGGGAATAGGTAAATTACCTATCGATTTAAAAAAAATCCATATTGATTTAATGTCATTTTCTGCACATAAAATATATGGTCCCAAAGGAATTGGTGCACTATATGTAAAAAGAAAGCCGAGAGTAAGATTAACTATGCAAATACACGGCGGAAATCATGAAAGGGGTATGCGATCAGGAACATTACCAGTGCACCAAATCATTGGAATGGGTACAGCATGTCAAATTATAAAAAAAAAGATGCATCATGAATTTTCTTATATATTAAAATTGAGAAACCTTTTATGGAATGGAATTAAAAATATTGAAGAAATATACTTAAACACCAACTTAAAATATAGTGCTCCACATATTTTAAATGTTAGTTTTAATTTTATCGAGGGAGAATCATTAATTATGGCCCTAAAAAATTTAGCAGTGTCATCTGGATCTGCCTGTACTTCTGCAAGTTTGGAACCTTCTTATGTACTACGTGCATTAGGAGTTAAAGATGAGCTAGCTCATAGTTCAATTCGATTTTCATTAGGAAGATATACAACAAAAGAAGAAATTAATTACGCAATTCAAATCATTCATCAGGCAATCAAAAAATTACGTCAACTATCACCATTATGGGAAATGTACAAATCAGGAATTGATTTAGATAAAGTACAATGGAAACATAATTAAGTATATAAGGATAGTAAAATATTATGGTATATAGCAAAAAAATTCTTGATCATTATGAAAACCCTCGCAATGTCGGATCATTTAAAAACATTAATTCAAAAAAAATTGGTAATGCTTTAGTAGGAGCACCTGCTTGTGGCGATGTCATGAAACTACAAATTAAAGTAAATAAAAATGGCATC is a window of Buchnera aphidicola (Shivaphis celti) DNA encoding:
- the ilvD gene encoding dihydroxy-acid dehydratase, giving the protein MPIYRSKTSTSGRNMAGARALWRATGMKDDDFKKPIIAIVNSFAEFVPGHIHLQQVSKLIANEIIASNLGVPKEFNTIAVDDGIAMGHSGMLYSLPSRDLIADSIEYMINAHCVDAMICISNCDKITPGMFMAALRLNIPTVFVSGGPMESGKILNMKGMNRINLVDAISYSANPEISDQTVDDIEKSACPTCGSCSGMFTANSMNCLIEALGLALPGNGTLLATHIDRKKLFINSAKVIVELTHRYYDEDDLSTLPRNIANKYAFENAMRLDIAMGGSTNTILHLLAAAQEGNIDFNISDIDRLSKSTPHLCKVAPSTTLYHVEDVHRAGGVIGILNELNNIGLLHNQLKNVLNVSLKTMLMKYNILDNCHESILNMFKAGPLGIRTVQPYSQNFRWKTVDRDRRFGCIRSADFSYSKDGGLAVLYGNLAQDGCIVKTASLSNQQLVFQGPAKVYESQEDAVSAILNRDVVAGDVVVIRYEGPKGGPGMQEMLYPTAYLKSMGIDQDCALITDGRFSGGSAGLSIGHVSPEAANKGIIALVKNGDLIYINILKRIIQLKVSEEELCIRKTQELSSFKSYQPKCRIRKISTALKIYSLFAMSADKGAARNVKKIDDFFVQ
- a CDS encoding IscS subfamily cysteine desulfurase; the protein is MKFPIYLDYAATTPVDQKVVKNMLDYLTLNDNFGNAASRSHQFGWQAEEAVNLAREQISQLINADSREIIFTSGATESNNLAIKGCCAFYKKKGNHIITSSVEHKSVLDTCKYLEQKKYLVTYIDPKQDGRIHLDDIKKKINKKTILISIMYVNNETGTTQDLTKISKICQENNILFHVDATQGIGKLPIDLKKIHIDLMSFSAHKIYGPKGIGALYVKRKPRVRLTMQIHGGNHERGMRSGTLPVHQIIGMGTACQIIKKKMHHEFSYILKLRNLLWNGIKNIEEIYLNTNLKYSAPHILNVSFNFIEGESLIMALKNLAVSSGSACTSASLEPSYVLRALGVKDELAHSSIRFSLGRYTTKEEINYAIQIIHQAIKKLRQLSPLWEMYKSGIDLDKVQWKHN